In Janibacter sp. CX7, a single genomic region encodes these proteins:
- a CDS encoding urease accessory protein UreF — MTTDNSTGGLVALLLADARLPIGGHARSGSLEPALAAGLTDIPGFIDLQLQTIARTDAGTAVVARALALAGHDLRPVLRAWAARTPSAAMREDAAIVGAALTRLAGRLWPGAGIPPSSPGPVALGVIAAHAGVAPDALARVVAHDTIQTITSATLKLAPGDPLEVAAWTLAAFPAGEALVAATAHLTDPDDIPAGSAPAIETCAETHTTATRRLFRA; from the coding sequence ATGACGACCGACAACTCGACGGGAGGCCTCGTCGCACTGCTCCTGGCGGACGCCCGCCTACCCATCGGCGGGCACGCCCGCTCCGGGTCGCTCGAGCCGGCGCTGGCCGCGGGGCTGACCGACATCCCAGGCTTCATCGACCTGCAGCTGCAGACCATCGCCCGCACCGACGCGGGCACCGCGGTCGTCGCCCGCGCGCTCGCCCTCGCCGGGCACGACCTGCGGCCGGTGCTGCGCGCCTGGGCGGCCCGGACGCCGAGCGCCGCCATGCGGGAGGACGCCGCGATCGTCGGGGCAGCCCTCACCCGCCTCGCCGGACGCCTGTGGCCGGGGGCCGGGATCCCCCCTTCGTCCCCCGGGCCGGTGGCGCTCGGGGTCATCGCGGCGCACGCCGGCGTCGCCCCGGACGCCCTCGCCCGGGTCGTCGCGCACGACACGATCCAGACGATCACGTCGGCGACGCTGAAGCTCGCGCCCGGCGACCCGCTCGAGGTGGCGGCGTGGACGCTGGCGGCCTTCCCCGCGGGTGAGGCGCTCGTCGCCGCCACCGCCCACCTCACCGACCCCGACGACATCCCCGCCGGCAGCGCGCCGGCGATCGAGACCTGTGCAGAGACCCACACGACCGCGACCAGGAGGCTCTTCCGTGCCTGA
- the ureB gene encoding urease subunit beta yields the protein MATPTTEGPGAIRVGAGDVVLNGDRTDDERRRVVIVNTGDRPVQIGSHVHLPQVNAALSFDREALVGFRLDIPSGTSQRFEPGVSREVDAVALRGRRRVPGIQIGGGL from the coding sequence ATGGCCACCCCGACCACCGAGGGCCCCGGAGCGATCCGCGTCGGCGCCGGCGACGTCGTGCTCAACGGCGACCGCACCGACGACGAGCGACGCCGCGTCGTCATCGTCAACACCGGCGACCGTCCGGTCCAGATCGGCTCGCACGTCCACCTCCCGCAGGTCAACGCCGCGCTGTCCTTCGACCGAGAGGCGCTCGTCGGGTTTCGCCTCGACATCCCGTCGGGGACGTCGCAGCGCTTCGAGCCCGGCGTGAGCCGCGAGGTCGACGCCGTCGCCCTGCGCGGGCGGCGTCGCGTCCCCGGCATCCAGATCGGGGGCGGGCTCTGA
- a CDS encoding urease subunit alpha — protein MARMSRAAYAALYGPTTGDQLRLGDTDLWIEVEDDRTVGGEEAIFGGGKSIRESMAQSTLSRAEGALDTVITNAIVLDHWGVVRGDVGIRDGRIVAIGRAGNPDIADGVHPQLVIGPSTDVIAGEGRILTAGAVDVHVHLLSRSQVHEALATGITTIGGGGTGPSEGSKATTVTPGPWHLAAVHRALDPLPVNVLLMGKGNTVSAAGLTEQAKGGAAAYKVHEDWGSTPAAIDAALRAADEHGLQVALHSDSLNEAGYVDSTLQAIGDRSIHAFHAEGAGGGHAPDIITVAGQPHVIPGSTNPTLPHTVNTVAEHLDMLMVCHHLNPRVPEDLAFAESRIRESTIAAEDLLHDLGAMSITSSDAQAMGRIGEVVCRTWQVAHAMKARFGRLGESLPADNERARRYVAKYTINPAIAHGIGHEVGSVEPGKLADLVLWDPRFFGIRPQVVLKAGMLVVGALGDANASIPTPQPVLMRPTLVGGDGADHAVSFVSPAALDDGLAERLGLRRRLAAVTDTRAVGKAQMVNNDALPDIVVDPETFAITIEGERVVPAPVASVPLGRLYSMF, from the coding sequence ATGGCGCGCATGTCCCGCGCCGCCTACGCCGCGCTCTACGGCCCGACGACCGGCGACCAGCTCCGGCTCGGCGACACCGACCTGTGGATCGAGGTCGAGGACGACCGCACCGTCGGCGGGGAGGAGGCCATCTTCGGGGGCGGCAAGTCGATCCGCGAGTCCATGGCCCAGTCGACCCTCTCCCGCGCCGAGGGCGCGCTCGACACCGTGATCACCAACGCGATCGTCCTCGACCACTGGGGCGTCGTGCGCGGCGACGTCGGCATCCGCGACGGGCGGATCGTCGCCATCGGCCGCGCCGGCAACCCCGACATCGCCGACGGCGTGCACCCCCAGCTCGTCATCGGGCCCTCGACCGACGTCATCGCGGGCGAGGGCAGGATCCTCACCGCCGGCGCCGTCGACGTGCACGTCCACCTGCTCTCCCGCTCCCAGGTCCACGAGGCCCTCGCCACCGGCATCACGACGATCGGTGGCGGCGGCACCGGCCCCTCCGAGGGATCGAAGGCCACGACCGTCACCCCCGGCCCGTGGCACCTGGCCGCGGTCCACCGCGCCCTCGACCCGCTGCCGGTCAACGTCCTGCTCATGGGCAAGGGCAACACCGTCTCCGCCGCCGGTCTGACCGAGCAGGCGAAGGGGGGAGCCGCCGCCTACAAGGTCCACGAGGACTGGGGCTCGACCCCCGCGGCCATCGACGCAGCGCTGCGCGCCGCGGACGAGCACGGGCTGCAGGTCGCCCTCCACTCGGACTCGCTCAACGAGGCCGGCTACGTCGACTCGACGCTGCAGGCGATCGGTGACCGATCGATCCACGCCTTCCACGCCGAGGGCGCCGGCGGCGGGCACGCGCCCGACATCATCACCGTCGCGGGGCAGCCGCACGTCATCCCCGGGTCGACGAACCCCACGCTCCCGCACACGGTCAACACCGTCGCCGAGCACCTCGACATGCTCATGGTCTGCCACCACCTCAACCCCCGCGTGCCGGAGGACCTCGCCTTCGCCGAGTCGCGGATCCGGGAGAGCACGATCGCCGCCGAGGACCTGCTCCACGACCTCGGGGCCATGTCGATCACCTCGTCCGACGCGCAGGCGATGGGCCGCATCGGCGAGGTCGTCTGCCGCACCTGGCAGGTCGCGCACGCGATGAAGGCCCGCTTCGGCCGGCTCGGCGAGAGCCTGCCCGCGGACAACGAGCGGGCCCGCCGCTACGTGGCGAAGTACACGATCAACCCCGCGATCGCGCACGGCATCGGCCACGAGGTCGGGTCGGTCGAGCCGGGCAAGCTCGCCGACCTCGTCCTGTGGGACCCGCGATTCTTCGGGATCCGCCCCCAGGTGGTGCTCAAGGCGGGGATGCTCGTCGTCGGGGCGCTCGGGGATGCCAACGCGTCGATCCCCACGCCGCAGCCGGTGCTCATGCGCCCGACGCTCGTCGGCGGGGACGGTGCCGACCACGCCGTGTCCTTCGTCAGCCCGGCCGCGCTCGACGACGGCCTCGCCGAGCGGCTCGGGCTGCGCCGCCGGCTCGCCGCGGTCACCGACACCCGGGCGGTCGGCAAAGCGCAGATGGTCAACAACGACGCGCTGCCCGACATCGTCGTCGACCCCGAGACCTTCGCCATCACCATCGAGGGCGAGCGCGTCGTGCCTGCCCCCGTCGCGTCGGTGCCCCTCGGGCGCCTGTACTCGATGTTCTGA
- a CDS encoding urease subunit gamma yields the protein MHLTPADVDKLLLATAGMVARDRLARGVRLNHPEAVALLSTWVIERAREGAGVAELMETGRHVLTADDVMPEVPAMVTDVQVEATFDDGRKLVTLHHPIS from the coding sequence GTGCACCTGACCCCCGCCGACGTCGACAAGCTGCTGCTCGCCACCGCGGGCATGGTCGCCCGCGACCGCCTGGCCCGCGGGGTGCGGCTCAACCACCCCGAGGCGGTCGCGCTGCTGAGCACCTGGGTCATCGAGCGCGCCCGCGAGGGCGCGGGCGTCGCCGAGCTCATGGAGACCGGCCGCCACGTGCTCACCGCCGACGACGTCATGCCCGAGGTGCCGGCGATGGTCACCGATGTGCAGGTCGAGGCGACCTTTGACGACGGGCGCAAGCTCGTCACCCTCCACCACCCGATCAGCTGA
- the ureG gene encoding urease accessory protein UreG translates to MPDHTHPALRLGIAGPVGTGKSSLIMMICRELAAELEIGVVTNDIYTDEDARMIRAAGVLDPARVRAVETGACPHTAIRDDVTANALACDALEADHGPLDLVLVESGGDNLTATFSPALVGTQIFVIDVAGGGDVARKGGPGIERADLLVVNKTDLGPHVGVDVDRMHADATAARDGGEVIALSRTDPASVARLRAWVLEQVADYRAGTLTPQDPGPMAPHSHGPGEEPHTHGDGAHGHGGGEPLAHDLAGSAHAH, encoded by the coding sequence GTGCCTGACCACACCCACCCCGCCCTGCGACTCGGGATCGCCGGCCCCGTCGGCACCGGCAAGAGCTCGCTGATCATGATGATCTGCCGGGAGCTCGCCGCCGAGCTCGAGATCGGGGTCGTCACCAACGACATCTACACGGACGAGGACGCGCGGATGATCCGGGCCGCCGGCGTGCTCGACCCCGCCCGGGTACGGGCCGTCGAGACCGGCGCGTGCCCGCACACCGCGATCCGCGACGACGTCACGGCCAACGCCCTGGCGTGCGACGCGCTCGAGGCCGACCACGGCCCGCTCGACCTCGTGCTCGTCGAGTCGGGCGGCGACAACCTCACCGCGACCTTCTCCCCCGCGCTCGTCGGGACGCAGATCTTCGTCATCGACGTCGCCGGCGGCGGGGACGTCGCGCGCAAGGGCGGTCCCGGCATCGAGCGGGCCGACCTGCTCGTCGTCAACAAGACCGACCTCGGGCCGCACGTCGGGGTGGACGTCGACCGGATGCACGCCGACGCGACCGCCGCGCGCGACGGCGGCGAGGTCATCGCGCTCTCCCGCACCGACCCCGCGTCCGTGGCCCGGCTGCGGGCCTGGGTGCTGGAGCAGGTGGCGGACTACCGGGCCGGCACGTTGACGCCCCAGGACCCCGGGCCGATGGCGCCGCACAGCCACGGCCCCGGCGAGGAGCCGCACACCCACGGTGACGGGGCGCACGGCCACGGCGGCGGGGAGCCGCTCGCGCACGACCTAGCCGGCAGTGCGCACGCGCACTGA